GCATGTAGAGGCCGTGCTCCGACTTGAACCAGTGAGCGGCAAATCGGGGATCGACCGTCGGCTTGGGGCGCATCACCCCGTAAGCCGGGCTGACATTGGCCGGCTCAGCCGCCAGGCCAAGGGCCCCCTGCCACATTCGCATCATATTGTAGGCAATATCGCCTGGCTCAACGAGCAGATGTTCTTCCGCTTCGAGGCTGGATTTCGTCTTCCGCTCTTTGTCCCGCTCAAGATCCTCTCGCGGGACGAGCCCGTTGTGCATCGTCACGGACATGAGCGGCAGACCTGCCCGCCCTTTGCGCTTGCTGGACGTGAAGTAGTAGGAAAGCTTGCGAAGCTCCGGGTCAGCCATTGTTCTTCCCCTTCGGCTTCTTCCCCGCCTCGATCTTTTTCGCCGCCTGCGTGGCCTCCAGGAAATGCTGCTCCACCGCGCTCGGCGCATCGATCGTGCGGGTGTTCCATTTGCCATATTCGGCTTCCGCCTTGGCCTTGGCCACCTCGGCGGAGATGCGTCCGGCATGGGTGAGGATATCGCGGTCGCTGATGGTCAGGAACTGGTCGAGCTTGGCGATCCAGTCGGCCATGAACATCTGCTTGCGCCCCTGCGCCTGCAGTTCGGCATAATCGAGATAGAGCGTGACGATGCGGTTGAGCGTGTCGATCTCTTCGGGCGAAAGGTAGTTCTTGGCCACAGCAACATCGGACTTGCGCGGCGGGTTGCCGCGCGGCTCTCCAGCCCAGCTGGTCAGACCCATGTGGTCCTTGTCAGCGTCGGCGCGGGCATGGATTACTTCGGCCGCAGTATGGCCGTGCGCGGCCCAGTGCATCTTGTTCTGCACCGTCTGGAAGAAGCGCGTGCTCGTCTCGTCCTTCGGGTCGTAATCGGCGCTGGTGGCGTAGATCTCGAGCACCTTCTTGTAGAACATCTTTTCCGAAGACCGGATGTCACGGATGCGCGCCAGCAGCTCGTCGAAATAGTCGGTGTCGGGATCTTTCAGCCTGGCATCGTCCATGACGAAACCCTTCACCAGATATTCGGACAGCGCCTGCGCCGCCCACCGACGGAACTGCATGCCGCGCGGGGAACGAACGCGGAAGCCGACTGCCAGGATCATCGGCAGGCTGTAGTGCGCGACGGTGCGCTCGACCTGCCGTGTCCCCTCGGTCCGAACTATTGAGTAATCCTCAATGGTTGCCTCATCAAGCTCGCCATCGTCCAATATACCTTTGATATGCTTGTTGATATTGGAAACGGTGGTTTGGAATAGTTCGGCCATGTCCGCCTGGCTGAGCCACGCATTTCCATCGCGTGCCTGCAGGCGGATGACGGTTTCGCCATCTTCGGTCTGGTACTGGATGAGTTCGCTGGCCATCAGAGGGGCTCCACCTCGATGCCAAGCTCCTTCAGGAAGCCGTTCATGCGGTTGCGCGTTTCCGCCAGCTGCTTTTCGAGCGCTACGATCTCGCGCTGGACTTCGGCGACGTTGATTTGCTCCTCAGGCTCGAACGTATCGACATAGCGCGGGATGTTGAGGTTGTAGCCGTTCTCGCGGATTGTCTCGCGGGTGACGGGTTCGGCATAACGTTCGACCGCCTCTCCCGCTCGGAAGGTATCGACGATCCGTTTGATGTGATCCTCGTTCAGATCGTTCTGCTTCTTGCCGGGATCGAATTCGCGGCTCGCATCGATGAACATCACCGTGTCGGCATCGGCCCGCGCGCCGCCTTTCTCGCGCGCACGGTCAAGGATGACGATGCACACCGGGATGCCGGTGGAGGGGAATAGCTGCGCGGGCAGGCCGATAACCCCGTCGAGCAGGTTTTCCTCGATCAGCTTCTGCCGGATCGTCCCTTCCGTGCCGCCACGGAACAGCACGCCATGCGGTGCGATCAGCGCCACACGCCCTTCGCGCGGCTTGGCGCTTTCGACCATGTGGCTGATGAAGGCATAATCCCCGCGCGATTTGGGCGGGATGCCGCGGTGGTAACGGTGATAACGGTCACCATCGGCCTTTTCGTGGCCCCACTTCTTCAGGCTGAAGGGCGGGTTGGCGATCACCCGGTCGAACCGCATCAGCGAATCTTCGAGCAGGAATTTGGGGTTCGTCAGCGTATCGCCCCATTCGATGCGCGCGCTGTCCAGCCCGTGCAGGAACATGTTCATCCGCGCGAGCGCCTGCGTCTGGTTGGTCGCCTCCTGCCCGAACAGCGCGACATCCGCCTCGCTGGCGTGTTCCTTGCCCTCCTTATCCGCGACATATTCGGCAGCACGGATCAGCAGGGTGGAGGAACCGCAAGCCGGATCGCAAATGCGGTTGCCGGGCGCAGGATCGGCCAGCTTGACCAGCAGCTCGGAAACCTTGCGCGGGGTGAAGAACTCGCCCGCCTTCTTGCCGGCGTCGCTGGCGAAGCGGGAGATGAGATAGATGTAGGTTTCGCCGATCACGTCCTCGGCCGTGTCCTTGCCGGAAAAGCGGGACGGGGAGAAGTCGAGCGCGGGCTTGTGGAAGGTGTCGAACAGATCCTTCACGCGGCGATTACGGTCCGCCGTTTCGCCCAGATTATTGCGGCTGTTGAAATCGACCGGGGTCAGCACGCCTTCCAGCTTGGTCAGGTTGGCATCTTCAATCGCCTCGAGCGCAATATTGACCAGTTCGCCCAGGTTCTCGGCATTGCGACGAGGGTAGAGGTCGTAGAAACTGGCGCCATCCGGGATCTGGAAGCGAAAACGCGACATGCGTCGGCGGACGCGGACCTCGTCGCCATCGTACTGCTGGCTGGCCTGCTTCTGCTCGTCGGCCCAGATGTCGCTCAGGTACTTCCAGAACAGAAAGACGAGGATGTAATCTTTGTAGTTCGCGGCATCGATGGTGCCACGGAATGTGTCGCAGGCATCCCAGGCGGCCTTGTTTACATCGGATTGCTGGACGGGGGTCATTGGGTGGCTTCCTCTGTTGGCATTTCCGCCGCCTGGCGGAGAAGATCGTGGATACGGGCCTGCCGCAGTGTGGCGATGCGTTCGAGCAACAGCCGCTCCTTCGCGGATTCCTGCGCCAGTGCGGCAATCGCACATTGGCGAGAAAATGAGGGGAGGGGGACTACCAGATCCCGTATCGCCCCGATCGGCAAGCGCTTCGCCGCCGAGCCCT
This is a stretch of genomic DNA from Erythrobacteraceae bacterium WH01K. It encodes these proteins:
- a CDS encoding virulence RhuM family protein — its product is MASELIQYQTEDGETVIRLQARDGNAWLSQADMAELFQTTVSNINKHIKGILDDGELDEATIEDYSIVRTEGTRQVERTVAHYSLPMILAVGFRVRSPRGMQFRRWAAQALSEYLVKGFVMDDARLKDPDTDYFDELLARIRDIRSSEKMFYKKVLEIYATSADYDPKDETSTRFFQTVQNKMHWAAHGHTAAEVIHARADADKDHMGLTSWAGEPRGNPPRKSDVAVAKNYLSPEEIDTLNRIVTLYLDYAELQAQGRKQMFMADWIAKLDQFLTISDRDILTHAGRISAEVAKAKAEAEYGKWNTRTIDAPSAVEQHFLEATQAAKKIEAGKKPKGKNNG
- a CDS encoding class I SAM-dependent DNA methyltransferase, whose amino-acid sequence is MTPVQQSDVNKAAWDACDTFRGTIDAANYKDYILVFLFWKYLSDIWADEQKQASQQYDGDEVRVRRRMSRFRFQIPDGASFYDLYPRRNAENLGELVNIALEAIEDANLTKLEGVLTPVDFNSRNNLGETADRNRRVKDLFDTFHKPALDFSPSRFSGKDTAEDVIGETYIYLISRFASDAGKKAGEFFTPRKVSELLVKLADPAPGNRICDPACGSSTLLIRAAEYVADKEGKEHASEADVALFGQEATNQTQALARMNMFLHGLDSARIEWGDTLTNPKFLLEDSLMRFDRVIANPPFSLKKWGHEKADGDRYHRYHRGIPPKSRGDYAFISHMVESAKPREGRVALIAPHGVLFRGGTEGTIRQKLIEENLLDGVIGLPAQLFPSTGIPVCIVILDRAREKGGARADADTVMFIDASREFDPGKKQNDLNEDHIKRIVDTFRAGEAVERYAEPVTRETIRENGYNLNIPRYVDTFEPEEQINVAEVQREIVALEKQLAETRNRMNGFLKELGIEVEPL